The following DNA comes from Aquipuribacter sp. SD81.
GTGCTGCAGGTCAGCGGGCCCGCCGCGACCGTCGCCGCCGCGTGGGCGCGCGTGGACACCCTCGCCCGCACCGCCCAGGACGACGCCCGCCGCACCCTCAAAGACCTCCAACAGCAAGAAGCAGCGGCAGCGGCAGCGGCAGCGGCAGACACGAACGGCGCCGCAGGTCAGCTGGCCGAACCCGCTCCGGACCCCGCCACGCTCGACCCTGCTGCGCTGGTGCCGACGCTGGACCAGCTGCGCGCCGACACCGTCCTGCGCCTGCTCGCCGGCACCCACGACCTCACCCAGGCCCCCAGCCCGTACGCACAGGTCCACATCGACGTCGTCGTCCCCGCCACCACCCTCCGCGGCGTCACAACAGACGAGTCCGGTGACGAGCCGGGCGAGGTCGCCGGAATGGGCCCCATCCCTGCCGAAGAGGTCCGCGCCCTCACCCGCACCCCCGGCACCCGCGTCCGCGACCGCGCACTCGGCAGCTGCGAGCACGCCGCCCACGACAACCGCCCAGGCCCCTGCTCGGCACCCGGTACCCAGCACGATCCCGGCCCGTACCGCGTCCCCGAGCCCCTCGCCCGCACCGTCCGCGCCCGCGACACCACCTGCCGCTTCCCCGGCTGCCGCGCCGCCGCCCGACGCTGCGACACCGACCACACCATCCCCCACCCCACCGGCCCCACCGCCGAGTGCAACCTCGCCTGCCTGTGCCGCTTCCACCACCGCGTCAAACACCGCGGCCACTGGCACCTGCACCAGCTCGGCGCCGGCACCCTCCGATGGACCAGCCCCCACGGCCTGGTCGCCACCACCCGACCACCCGAGCACCACCTCGAACCCCACGCCGACGACCACGACGCCGACGCCGACCCCGACGCCGACGACCACGAGCCCGTGCCGTACTGCCCGCTGTCCCTCGACGGCACCCCCGGCGACCCCACCGCACCACCGCCCACACCGGACACAACCCCCGACGACGACCCACCCTGGGCACGACGACCTCCGTGGACCCTGACGCCGACCTTGACGCCGACGCCGACACCCACGCCGACGCCACCACCGCCATGCCCACCGCCGCCGGACGACGCCGCGTAGACGACGACGGCCGGGCGCCGCGCTACCGACGAGCCTGCTGGACCAGCTCCGCCTCGCGGTCGCGCGACAGTCCGCGCGACAGCTCCCTCGGCTCGGCCTGCAGCCACGCGAGCACGTCGGCCACCGTCTCCTGCGGCGACCGCGTGACGAATCCGGCCGCCCGGGCCCGCGCGGCGCTGACCTGCAGCATCCCGGGGCTGTCGTTCGTAGCCGGGTCCAGCCACAGCGGCAGGTCGACCCAGGGCCGCACCTGCCCGTCGCCGTCACCCACGGCCCCGGCGGGCAGCGGCACCAGCTGCGCGCCCGACCCGGACACCGACACGCACGTCTCGACGAGCTCACGGAAGGCGTGCGGCTCGTCGGCCACCGTGAACGGCCCGCCGAGCCGCTCGGCGCCGGCCCGGACGAGGAACGCGGCGAGGTCGCGGGCGTCCACCCACTGCGTCGGCACGTCGAGGTCCGGTGGTACGACGTGGTCGCCGGGCTCGGCGAGCCGCTGCACCCAGTACGTGAACCTGTCCGTCGGGTCGTAGGGGCCGGCCACGATCGTCGGTCGCGCGAGCGTCGGGGTGCCGAAGCGTGCGACCGCGCGACGCTCGCACAGCACCTTCAGCTCGCCGTACAGGCGCATGTCCGCCCGGTCGGGCACGGGCTCGAGCAGCTCGAGCAGCGCGGCGTCCTCCGTCGCGCCGGCCTCGGCGAGCGGCGCGTACACCGAGACCGTCGACACGAGCACGTAGTGACCGACCCGGTCGGCGGTCGCTCCGTCAGGACCGAGCAGCGCGTCCGCGACCCGGTCGACGTGGTCGGGGTGGTAGGCGGAGACGTCGTGGACGACGTCCCAGCGCTGCGTGCCGGTCAGCGCGGACACGTCCCCGTCGCGGTCACCGGTCAGTCGGGGCACGTCCGGGAAGAGGTCGACGCCGGTGCGCCCGCGGTGGAAGAGCGTCACGTCCCACCCGTCGTCGAGCAGGGCCTGGACGAGGTGGCGGCCGACGAACGACGTGCCGCCGAGGACGAGAGCGCTTTGGGTCACGACCGACAAGGCTAGCGACCGGTGACCGGGCGGGACGCGGCCCGAGCCCCTGACCCGGTCGCACCCCGACCGGCGCGCCACGGGCCGCGCCGCGCCGGTCGGCGTCTTCCCGCCGAGCGGGTGATCGTCGCGCCCCTGGCGTCGAGCCGGACGCTCACCGTGTCGACAGGGGGTGCGTGGCGGGGTCGCCCGCCGCCACGACCGCCCACGTCCGAAGGAGGCCCAGGTGTCCGTCATCCCCGTCCACCCGCCCCTGGTGCTGCGTCCGGTGCTCGCAGTGGCGGACCGCTTCCGCACGAGCGCGCGGCTCGTGGCGCTCGTCCTCGTCATGCTGGTCCCTGCGGTCGTCTCCGCCACCGCCTTCGGTCAGGCTGTGGGTGCCCAGGCGGCATTCGCGGAGAAGGAGCGGAGCGGGGTGGCGGTGCTCGTCCCCGCGCTGACCGCCCTCGCCGACGTCGCGGACGGGCGCGGTCCCGCGCTCGAGGAGCTCCGCGCGGCCGCGGCCCGGAACCCCGTCCTCGGGCTGGAGGCCGAGCTCGCCGCCGTCGAGGA
Coding sequences within:
- a CDS encoding HNH endonuclease signature motif containing protein, whose product is ESESESESAQSCCRPADAAEVDRYCAAEVAVALRVSHGAAADRVALADTLHRRHRATLAGMLTGDVPLPHARALAEAASPLTDDTAAELEGLLLPTARTGTPAQVAARGRRLAMRLDARAASRRCQAARDARRARAWGVADGMGVLQVSGPAATVAAAWARVDTLARTAQDDARRTLKDLQQQEAAAAAAAAADTNGAAGQLAEPAPDPATLDPAALVPTLDQLRADTVLRLLAGTHDLTQAPSPYAQVHIDVVVPATTLRGVTTDESGDEPGEVAGMGPIPAEEVRALTRTPGTRVRDRALGSCEHAAHDNRPGPCSAPGTQHDPGPYRVPEPLARTVRARDTTCRFPGCRAAARRCDTDHTIPHPTGPTAECNLACLCRFHHRVKHRGHWHLHQLGAGTLRWTSPHGLVATTRPPEHHLEPHADDHDADADPDADDHEPVPYCPLSLDGTPGDPTAPPPTPDTTPDDDPPWARRPPWTLTPTLTPTPTPTPTPPPPCPPPPDDAA
- a CDS encoding NAD-dependent epimerase/dehydratase family protein; amino-acid sequence: MTQSALVLGGTSFVGRHLVQALLDDGWDVTLFHRGRTGVDLFPDVPRLTGDRDGDVSALTGTQRWDVVHDVSAYHPDHVDRVADALLGPDGATADRVGHYVLVSTVSVYAPLAEAGATEDAALLELLEPVPDRADMRLYGELKVLCERRAVARFGTPTLARPTIVAGPYDPTDRFTYWVQRLAEPGDHVVPPDLDVPTQWVDARDLAAFLVRAGAERLGGPFTVADEPHAFRELVETCVSVSGSGAQLVPLPAGAVGDGDGQVRPWVDLPLWLDPATNDSPGMLQVSAARARAAGFVTRSPQETVADVLAWLQAEPRELSRGLSRDREAELVQQARR